In Leptospira fletcheri, the genomic window TCTTCGAAAGTAATATCACGGTCGCAGCCTAGGCCTAAAATCAGACTCTTGGGATAGTAAATTACTGAATTATTATATAGCTCCGGATTTTTGTCTTTGATCCGGATTCGATCCGTGGCTAGTAAAACGATTTCGTAGCGGCCAGGATCCGCGTTTTCCATACTGGTACTATATTCCACACCTTTGGGAAGAGGCTTGTCCATAGGCCACCAATTCGCCTCTCCGGCTTCCTGCACGAATAATACGGGAGCCTCGTTTACCACCGCCGCACAGGCGCGAGTAACGTTTCTGTCCGCGTCCTCCAGATTCCAGCCCAATTCTCTTCCTAGAATATCCACTGTTAAGGTTCCGGATACGTCCGAAGCGGTCGTCACTACGGGAGTGCTTCCTAGCACATCGGCGACGATATTGGTGAAGGCGTTTCCCCTTCCCACATGGCCGGAGAGAACGCAGATGGAAAAGAGAGCCTTGTCGTCCACGCAGACCACGGCAGGATCGACCTTTTTGTTTTTAAGCAGCGGTGCGATCATACGGACCACAGCGCCTACGCTTATTACGAAAATATGGCAATCGTAAGCGTTGAAGGTCTCCCTCAGAGTGGAGTCCATAGGAAGGGAAAGTAACAGCGAATCCTTCGGCCCTTGGTCGATGAACTTAGGGGAAACGTAGATATCCGCGCCGGAAAGAGATTGTTTAAGTTTGGCTCCTGCCGTTAACCCGTGTTTGGTGATACAATAAATGGCATAAGGCTTTCTGGATTCATTCATGGGTCTCTCCTCGCAGAACCCCTTTTCGTTTACGTATGGAAAGAACGACCGTGGAGAAGTAATCGCAATTCTGGTTTTTGATCGTATCTAAATCAGCCACTATGTTCTGCTTATCCGTGGTCGCGTAGGATACGTAGGAGGCGTTTTCCATTAAGTTCAATTCTTTTAATATACCGACTAGTTCGGGGATCTTTTGACCGACCTTGGTGAGTACGATCGTATCGAAGTCCTCCACAAGACGAGGAAGATCTTCGAGTCCATACGTCGCAGGCAGGACGCAAAACCTTTCTCT contains:
- a CDS encoding cobalt-precorrin 5A hydrolase — its product is MNESRKPYAIYCITKHGLTAGAKLKQSLSGADIYVSPKFIDQGPKDSLLLSLPMDSTLRETFNAYDCHIFVISVGAVVRMIAPLLKNKKVDPAVVCVDDKALFSICVLSGHVGRGNAFTNIVADVLGSTPVVTTASDVSGTLTVDILGRELGWNLEDADRNVTRACAAVVNEAPVLFVQEAGEANWWPMDKPLPKGVEYSTSMENADPGRYEIVLLATDRIRIKDKNPELYNNSVIYYPKSLILGLGCDRDITFEDADAGIRKTLDEHGFSFKSIKAIASVDKKKDETAFLELARKYGWEFLTYPADRLDRVEGILTPSETALKYVETRSVSEAAALLASGASSLLVPKQKYKGSPEGKNLTVAVARIPFAARSPIPTLKEEAHK